One genomic segment of Carassius auratus strain Wakin unplaced genomic scaffold, ASM336829v1 scaf_tig00216618, whole genome shotgun sequence includes these proteins:
- the LOC113098706 gene encoding zinc finger protein 239-like produces the protein MRDLEPCRIKHIEEQTELIDENKEHEELNKEEDKHVKTGEKSRSQTKQKVLKKKRDEKSFICTQCGKSLTCKQSLENHMRIHTGEKPFTCDQCEKNFRQSAHLKMHMHIHTGEKPYKCSQCNSGFSRSGDLKTHERIHTGEKLFTCDQCGKSFTESSNFKKHLNIHTGEKLHECFQCGKTFLWSSVLKNHLKIHSKMKPHSCSLCGKSFSQLQSLKVHQKIHTGVREYKCFDCKKTFIRAQHLKRHLMIHTGEKPYHCTVCRKSFNQSSNLRVHKKIHSQ, from the exons ATGAGAGATCTAGAACCCTGCAGAATCAAACACAttgaagaacaaacag aGTTGATTGATGAAAACAAGGAGCATGAAGAACTGAATAAAGAGGAGGACAAACAtgtcaaaactggagaaaaaagtcgctctcaaaccaaacagaaagttttaaagaagaaaagagatgagaaatctttcatctgcactcagtgtggaaagagtttgacaTGCAAACAGAGTCTTGAAAatcacatgaggatccacactggagagaaaccattcacatgtgatcagtgtgagaaGAATTTCAGACAATCGGCACACCTTAAGATGCACATGcacattcacactggagagaaaccttacaagtgttcgcAATGCAACAGTGGATTCAGTCGGTCAGGagacctgaaaacacatgagaggatccacacggGAGAGAAACtgttcacatgtgatcagtgcgggaagagttttacAGAATCATCAAACTTTAAGAAACActtgaacatccacactggagaaaaactgcATGAATGTTTTCAATgcggaaaaacatttttgtggtcCTCGGTACTGAAGAATCACCTGAAAATTCATTCAAAGatgaaaccacattcatgttctttgtgtggaaagagtttttcacaacTGCAGAGTTTAAAAGTTCATCAGAAGATACACACTGGTGTAAGAGAATATAAGTGCTTTGATTGTAAGAAGACTTTTATTAGAGCTCAACATTTGAAGCGCCACctgatgatccacactggagagaaaccctaTCACTGCACTGTATGCAGGAAGAGTTTCAATCAATCATCTAATCTACGCGTTCACAAAAAGATTCACAGTCagtag
- the LOC113098713 gene encoding gastrula zinc finger protein XlCGF49.1-like, which translates to MDLMEEKKPVKPGEKTLSQTESITLLKRRVKKSFTCTQCGKSFTYKQSLKRHMNIHTGEKPYRCDQCWKSFTQSSNLKMHMNIHTEEKLHECDQCGKTFAWASSWINHLKVHSKEKPHSCSFCGKSFSQLQSLKLHQKIHAGVKDYMCFECEKTFITDKDLKRHERIHTGEKPYKCSHCEKRFSQRAHLKSH; encoded by the exons ATGG ATCTAATGGAGGAGAAAAAACCTGTCAAACCTGGAGAAAAGACTCTCTCACAGACTGAAAGTATTACTTTACTGAAAAGAAGAGTCAAGAAAagtttcacctgcactcagtgtggaaagagcttcacaTACAAACAGAGTCTCAAAagacacatgaacatccacactggagagaaaccatacagatGTGATCAGTGCTGGAAGAGTTTCACTCAATCGTCAAACCTCAAGatgcacatgaacatccacactgaaGAGAAACTGCATGAATGTGATCAGTGCGGAAAAACATTTGCATGGGCTTCAAGCTGGATTAATCACCTGAAAGTTCattcaaaggagaaaccacattcatgttctttctgtggaaagagtttttctcAACTGCAGAGTTTAAAACTACATCAGAAGATACACGCTGGTGTAAAAGATtatatgtgttttgagtgtgagaagacttttatTACAGATAAAGATTTGAAACGgcacgagaggatccacactggagagaaaccttacaagtgttcacactgtgagaaGAGATTCAGTCAGAGAGCACATCTGAAATCACActag